Part of the Salinigranum rubrum genome is shown below.
GGCGAGGACGCCCTCCACTCGGAGTTGTTCGACCTCGCCTCTCACCGCCTCCCGGTCGAGGCCGCCGACGACGGCTGCGACGTCGATGAGGAAGCTCTGCGGGACGCCGTCGCCCGCCTTCTGTTCCCCGGCCCCCCCGCGCTGGAGCCCCGCGTCGCTGTCGGCGATGGCCGTCGTCAGCACCTCGACGTACCGCCGGACGTCGCGCTCGCCGGCGAGTTCGTCGTACCACGACTGTGGGAAGAGGCTCACCCTCCCCTCGCCCGTCGCGTACAGCGCGTCCTCTCCGACCCACGTGGTGTCGTCGACGAGGCGGTCGTCGACGGCCGGCCGGATGCTGTCGGGGTCGACCGGGTGCCCTCCCTCGGCGAGCCGCTCCGCGTACGCGACGAGGCGGTCGACGCGGACGCCGTCCCGACCGTCGTCGTCGTAGCGGGCGACGAGTTCGATGAGGTCGTCTATCAGGAGTGTCTCACCGCGCTGGCCTGCCTCTTCGAGGACGTGCGTCGAGAGCTCTCGCTCCTGTTCGCTCATTGTGTCGGGGGGTTAGACTCGATGGGTAAAGGCTCCGTGGCTGGCACTCGCCGGGTAACGACATCGCCGGACGGGTGCGTTCGTTGGCGGTTCGACGAGACTCGCTCCGCTCGTCGGTCAGCGACGTCGCCTTACGGCGACAGTCGCTGCCGGTCTCGCGGAAACAGCGTGGAATCGGAGATTCCACGGGCTCCCACGTTCTGACCGCGGTTTCGCCTACGGGCTCAACCGCTGTCTATCACGTGGGAACAACACGCCCTCGCGGATGTTCGGCAGGCCGAGCATCGTCATGACGAGGCGCTCACAGCCGAGACCCCAGCCGGCGTGCGGGGGCATGCCGTACTTGAACATCTTCGTGTAGTACTCGAACGCCTCGGGGTCCAGACCCTGCTGTTCGAAGCCTTCCACCAGGTGGTCGTAGCGGTGTTCACGCTGGCCGCCCGAGACGAGTTCCATCCGCGGGTGCATCATGTCGAACCCCGTCGACAGCTGCTCGTCGTCGTCGTGGTCCTTGATGTAGAACGGCTTGATCTCGGCGGGCCAGTCGGTGATGAAGTAGTGAGAACCGACGTCTTCTCCCAGTGCCTTCTCGCCCTCGGTCGGCAGGTCGTCGCCCCACACCAACTGCTCGTCGAGTTCGCCCGTCGCGTTGATGCGCTCGATGGCTTCCTCGTAGGTGAGCCGAGGGAACTCTTCGGGAGGGACCTCGAACTCGTCGGTGAGGTCGAGCGCCTCTAACTCCTTCTGGCAGTTCTCGGCGACGCCCTCGTAGGCGGCTCTCACCACTTCCTCACAGGCGTCCATCGCCTCGGTGTGGTCGGCGAACGCCGACTCGAAGTCGATGGAGGTCGCCTCGTTGAGATGTCGGGGCGTGTTGTGCTCCTCGGCGCGGAAGATGGGTCCGATCTCGAACACCCGCTCCAGCCCGGAGCCGACCATCAGCTGCTTGAACAACTGCGGCGACTGGTTCATGAACGCCTCGCGGCCGAAGTACGTGATGGGGAAGAGTTCGGTCCCGCCTTCGGTACCGGTGGCGACGATTTTCGGGGTGTTGATCTCGGTGCAGCCAAGCGAGCGGAACGCCTCGCGCACGGAGCGAAGGATTTCGGCGCGGATCTCGAAGATGGCCTTCACTTCCTCCTTTCGGAGGTCGAGCGTCCGGTTGTCGAGTCTGGTAGAGAGTTCGGCGTCGACCTTCCCGGAGGGGTCGAGCGGTAGCTGCGGGTCGGCCTCGGCGAGCACCTCCACGGAGGCGGGGGTGACTTCGACGCCCGTCGGCGCGCGCGGTTCCTCCTCGACGTCGCCGGTGACGACGATGACGCTCTCGCGGTGGACGCCCAGCCCCGTCTCGACGAGGTCGTCGTCCATCTCCTCCTTCTCGAACTTGACCTGAATCTTCCCAGTGGTGTCTCGAAGGATGAGGAACGCGATTCCACCGAGGTCCCTGATCTCGTGGACCCAGCCGGCGACCGTGACCGTGTCGCCGGGTTCGGCGTCGGCCGTGTAGGTTCGGTCCTGCATGTTCCCTGATTCCGGTGGCCCGGTCTTAAACGCCGTCATTCCGTTCCGTATCGCTTCCGTGCGCTGGGCCTTCGGAGCGCTCCGCCTCTCCCCGATGGAGACGACGAACCCTCCTCCGGACGTCGCCTTCCGTCGCTGCCGCGACGGCCTCGCTCACGTCACCCGAGCGCGACACCGCCCACGTCCGGTCGTCGCCGACTCACCCGTACGCCGTCGCGAGCAGTCCACGGAGGGCGACGGCGACCTCCTCGACCCGGTCGACGTCGAGGTCCTCCGCCGTGAGGAGGAGTCCGTGGTCGCCGACGATGACCCGACAGACGAAGCCGTCGGTGAAGACGCGGACGGTGAACTCGTAGTCGCCGAGCGCCGGGTCGCTTCCGGCCCCCGCGGCGTGGGGCTCGTACCGTTCGTCCGAGGAGAAGCCGACGCGCTCGCGCTCGACGAGGCTCGCTTTTACCTCCAGCGCGCGGCGGCGGTCGTCGCCGTAGAGGTCCTTTCGAAGGTACAGCAGTTCCGAGTCGTCGCGCGTGAAGTGGATGACGCTCCGCAGCGCGTCGCCGACGGCGGTTCGACAGATGGAGACGGTTTCCGCCTCCGTCGGCGTGTGGACCGAGTGGGTGACATCGACGGGGAGCGGTGGCTGGGCGGTCGGTCCGGGCGTGGACGGTGCGGCACGTCGACTCATACCCCTCTCTTAGCGCGAGGAGAGATAAATATTGCCTATATTTTACCACTTCGGTATTTTACACCTGAAAATGGAACAGAACGGTAACAGGGCGGTCAGTCCGCGTGTGCGTCCTTCACGCCCTCGACGGTCTCGCGCACGGCGTCGCAGCCCTCGTCGTGGAGCAGGTCGCCGACGACGATGGTGTCGGCGTTCTTTCCCATCTCGTACGCCGAGTCGTAGTCGTGGATACCGCCGCCGTAAAACAGCGTGGCGTCGTCGAGCGCGTCCCGCGCGGCGGCGACCTTCTCGGTGTCGCCGAACGTCCCCGAGTACTCGATGTAGACGATCTCCTGGCCGAACATCCGCTCCGCCACCCGCGCGTAGGAGGCGACGTCCTCCGCGGACTGGTCGCAGTCGGCGTTGGTGTACTCCGCGACCGCCGACTCGGGGTTGAGGACGATGTACGCCTCGGTGTGGGTCCGTTTCCAGTCGAGGCCGTCCGCGATGCGGACCCACTCCTTGTGCGCGCCCGTCACCCAGAAGACGTCGCCCGCGTTGAAGACGGTCGGGATGAGGTAGCCGTCGAGCGCGTCGGAGTCGATGACGACGCCCGGGTTCGACGGTTCCTGGTAGAGCGGGACGCCGTACTCGGCGCAGGCGTCGATCACCGCGCTCATGTTGTGTTTGGTCATCCCGGTCGTTCCGCCGATTTCGATGGCGTCCGTCCCCGTCTGGCAGACGTCCGCGAACGTCTCGTCGCCGACGAGGTCCTTGTCGGGGTCCACCTTCAGGATGTGGTCCCACGATTCCCACGGCCCGGTCATTGATGCCCTGTCGATGGGGGACGACTAAAAAGAGCGCGGATTGCGTGAGTCGGCCCGAGCGAGCGATGCGTCAGTCCGCCTTCGCCTGCCACTGCCGGACTCTCTCGGCGCCGACGCCGTCGACTCTCGCCGCTATCTCGTCGGGGTCGGCGTTCTTCAGCGACTCCACGTCGGTTATCTCGGCCATCTTCAACTTCTCGGCCGTCTTCTCGCCGATTCCCTCGATGGTCTCCAGTTCGGAGCCGTTCTGCCGCGCCTGGTACTCCCGGTAGTTGCAGATGGGACAGCCGAGTTCCCACGGTTCCCGGTCGGAGTCGGGGTAGACGATGTGGAGTTCGGGGAGGTCGTGTTCCTCACAGCGGTCGTCGGTCACCTCGACGTCGCCTCTCCGGGGTAGCGGCAGCGAGTACTCGCAGTCGGGGTACCGCGTACAGCCGACGAGCCGCGAACCGTTGCGGAGGCGCTTGATGGCCAGTTCGCCTCCGTGTTCTCCGTCGACGGTTTCACCGTCTCCGTCTCCGTCCCGCGGCGTCTCCGACGCCGCGCTCTCCCCACACTCGGGACACGCCCCGATGACGAGGTCCTCCTCCTCCTCGGCGGCGTCGGCCTTGCACTGCGGACAGCCGTGGACGAACGTCTTCCGCCCGGCGAGCATCTTCACCTCGCGGAGGCCGTGTTCCTCGCACGTCTCCTCTAAGATGAGCGGTCGCCCCGTCGAGGGAAGCGGGAGGGTGTACGTGCAGTCGGGGTAGCCGTTGCAGCCGACGAAGTACGAGCCGTGTCGCGATTTTCGGACCAGGAGGTCGTCGCCGCACTCGGGGCAGGGACCGAGCGTCTTGTCGGCCTTCATCGACTTCTGGAGGTGGTCGCCCAGCGCCTCGCGGTTCTCCATCAGTCCCTCGAAGACGTGTCTGAGGTACTCGCGGGACTCCTCGGTCACGTCGTCGAGCGTCGCCTTCCCCTCGGCGATGGCGGCCATGTCCTGTTCGAGTTGGGCGGTCATCTCCTCCGACACGATGAGGTCGGCGAACTCCTCGCTCGCCTCGACGACAGCCCGTGCCAGCCGCGTGGGTCGCGGCGGGTCGCTCTCGATGTAGCCGCGGTCGTACAGCTTTTGGATGACGTCGTGACGGGTCGCCTTGGTCCCGATACCCATCTGCTCCATCGTCTCGATGAGCCGCGACTGGCCGTATCTCCTCGGCGGCTGGGTCTGTTTCTCCTCCAGCCTGAGGTTCGACACCGCCAGTTCCTCCCCCTCTTCGACGTCCGGGACGATGTTCTCCGAGGAGTTGTAGTACGGGTAGACGGCGTGGTAGCCCGGTTCGAGGAGTCGCTTCCCGTTGGCCTTCAGCGACTCGCCGCCGACCTCGGCGACGACCCGGAGGTGTTCCCAGGTCGCCGGCGGCGCCACCGTCGCGAAGAAGCGCCGCACGACGAGTTCGTACACCTCCCACTCGTCGTCGGAGAGCGCCGACGGCGAGGGGAGTTCGCCGGTGGGGTGGATGGGCGGGTGGTCCGTCGTCTCCTCGTCGCCTGCGGTCGGTTCGATCTCCTCTTGGTCGAGCAGCGACTCCGCGTCGTCGGCGAACGTCGAACCGGAGAAGGCCTCCAGCAACTCGCGCGGGTCGAGGTCCTCGGGGTAGACCGTGTTGTCCGTCCGCGGGTAGGTGATGTACCCGGCGGTGTAGAGGTCCTCGGCGATGCTCATCGCGCGCTGAGCGGAGTAGCCGATGCTCCCCGCGGCGCGAATGAACTGCGTGGTGTTGAACGGCGCCGGGGGCGTGTCCGTCCGGGTCCGTCGCCTGACGTCCGTGACGGTGGCCGACTGTGCGGACGCGAGCGCCATGTGCGCCGTCTCCGCCTGGGTCTGGTCCCAGACCCGCTCGGCTTCGGTGCCGTCGTCGTCGATGTAGAAGTACTGCGCCTCGAACTTCTCTTCTGCCTCGTCCGCTCCGCCCGCGGTCGTGAGGTCGGCGTACAGTTCCCAGTAGTCCTCGGGGTCGAACGCGTCGATTTCGCGCTCGCGGTCGACGATGAGCTTCAGCGTCGGACCCTGCACCCGGCCGACGGAGATGAAGTCCTCGCCCAGTTGACGCGCCGACAGCGAGAGGAAGCGCGTCAGCGCCGCCCCCCACATGAGGTCGACGATCTGTCTCGCCTCGCCCGCGGCGGCGAGGTCGAAGTCGAGGCTGTCGGGGTTCGCGAACGCCTCCGTCACCTCCCGGTCGGTGATGGAGGAGAAGCGGACCCGGCTCACGGGAACGTCCTCGTTCACCTCGCGGACGAGTTCGTACGCCTCCTTGCCGATGAGTTCGCCCTCGCGGTCGTAGTCGGTCGCGATCACGACACTCCCCGCCTTCCGTGCGAGTCGTCTGAGCGCGCGGACGATGTTCTCCTGCGTGGGCCGCTTCTCGACGCTCGCGTCGATGAGTTCGACGGGTTCGACGTCGCGCCAGTCCGAGTACTCCGCCGGGAAGTCGACGCCGACGACGTGGCCCGACAGACCGACGACGCGCTTGCCTCCCCAGGTGTAGACGTTCACGCCGTTCATCCGTTCGGTCTCGGCGGTGCCGCCGCTCAGGATGTCCGCGATCCGTCGCGCGGCGTTGTCCTTTTCAGTGACGATCAACTCCGGGCCGCTGGTCATTGACCTCCGCTATGCGCAGCGAGTGGGTAAAGGTTTCGTGGAAGAAAACCGCACGACTGCAACGGGTCAAGGCGTGCGTGCGCGACGCGGACGAGCGCGAACTTCGGAACGCAGTGGTCGCGGTGCGGTTGTCTCTGGCGACCGTGATGGGGCTATTTCGACCCGTCGTGGGGGTCGTCCCTCGTTCGTCGGGAGCCTCCGCCTGCCTCCACCCGGGACCTCCGACCGTCGCCGTCGCGCTCGTCCCGTCGTTCTCCCCTTCGTGACAATCGTCTTCTCTCTAGGTGAGTGTTTTGCTAACACGTGACGTAGCTCCCCTATGCAGTCCGAAGCCGACCTGCGTGCGGCCTGGGAGCGCTACTGGGACGCCTACGACGCGGACGAGCGACAGGCGCGGCGCGTGCGGGCCGTCGCGACCGACTACCCGGTAAAGCGCGGTCTCGTGGTCTCGTATCCGGACCTGCTCGACGCCGGCGCGAGCGAGCGCGAACTCCGGACGCGACCCGACCGGACGCTCGGGATGGGCGTCGAGACGTTCGCCTCGCACGTCCGCGGCCTCGACCTCGACGACGTCTGGGAGCGGTCGTTCGACGTGCTCATCCTCCACGTCGACGACCTCCCCGGCGGGTTCAAGCCGTTCGACTCGAACCTCATGGCGCACCTGAACGAACTCGTCCAGCTAGAGGTGACGTTCGACGCCGCCCCCGAGCGCATCTCCGATCTGATGGAGGCGGCGTTCGTCTGCACGTCCGGGCACGTCACGCGACTCCACCAACCGGGTCGCCGCCGGCGGGACATCGGCCACTGTCCGACGTGTGGCGACCCCGTCTACCTCGAAGAGCGTGAGAGCCTCTTCGCCGAGATTCGGCGGGTCTCGGTGAGCGGCGACGGGTTCGACGGCCTCACCGGTATTCTGGGCGGCCGCCGGTGGAAGGGCGTCTCCATCGAGGAGGACGATACGGCGACCGTGAACGCCGTCCCGCGGGCGGACTTCCGCGAGGACTCCACGCACGGGTCGGCGTACCTCGACCTCTTGCACGTCGAGGTCGAGGCCGACCTGCCGTTCTGAGCCCCGGCGCGTCCGCGGCACCTGCCGCGTCTCGACCTCGGCGTGTTCTCGTCTTGGACGACCCGCCCGTCTCGGACGACGTCTGGCGG
Proteins encoded:
- the aspS gene encoding aspartate--tRNA(Asn) ligase yields the protein MQDRTYTADAEPGDTVTVAGWVHEIRDLGGIAFLILRDTTGKIQVKFEKEEMDDDLVETGLGVHRESVIVVTGDVEEEPRAPTGVEVTPASVEVLAEADPQLPLDPSGKVDAELSTRLDNRTLDLRKEEVKAIFEIRAEILRSVREAFRSLGCTEINTPKIVATGTEGGTELFPITYFGREAFMNQSPQLFKQLMVGSGLERVFEIGPIFRAEEHNTPRHLNEATSIDFESAFADHTEAMDACEEVVRAAYEGVAENCQKELEALDLTDEFEVPPEEFPRLTYEEAIERINATGELDEQLVWGDDLPTEGEKALGEDVGSHYFITDWPAEIKPFYIKDHDDDEQLSTGFDMMHPRMELVSGGQREHRYDHLVEGFEQQGLDPEAFEYYTKMFKYGMPPHAGWGLGCERLVMTMLGLPNIREGVLFPRDRQRLSP
- a CDS encoding DNA topoisomerase I — encoded protein: MTSGPELIVTEKDNAARRIADILSGGTAETERMNGVNVYTWGGKRVVGLSGHVVGVDFPAEYSDWRDVEPVELIDASVEKRPTQENIVRALRRLARKAGSVVIATDYDREGELIGKEAYELVREVNEDVPVSRVRFSSITDREVTEAFANPDSLDFDLAAAGEARQIVDLMWGAALTRFLSLSARQLGEDFISVGRVQGPTLKLIVDREREIDAFDPEDYWELYADLTTAGGADEAEEKFEAQYFYIDDDGTEAERVWDQTQAETAHMALASAQSATVTDVRRRTRTDTPPAPFNTTQFIRAAGSIGYSAQRAMSIAEDLYTAGYITYPRTDNTVYPEDLDPRELLEAFSGSTFADDAESLLDQEEIEPTAGDEETTDHPPIHPTGELPSPSALSDDEWEVYELVVRRFFATVAPPATWEHLRVVAEVGGESLKANGKRLLEPGYHAVYPYYNSSENIVPDVEEGEELAVSNLRLEEKQTQPPRRYGQSRLIETMEQMGIGTKATRHDVIQKLYDRGYIESDPPRPTRLARAVVEASEEFADLIVSEEMTAQLEQDMAAIAEGKATLDDVTEESREYLRHVFEGLMENREALGDHLQKSMKADKTLGPCPECGDDLLVRKSRHGSYFVGCNGYPDCTYTLPLPSTGRPLILEETCEEHGLREVKMLAGRKTFVHGCPQCKADAAEEEEDLVIGACPECGESAASETPRDGDGDGETVDGEHGGELAIKRLRNGSRLVGCTRYPDCEYSLPLPRRGDVEVTDDRCEEHDLPELHIVYPDSDREPWELGCPICNYREYQARQNGSELETIEGIGEKTAEKLKMAEITDVESLKNADPDEIAARVDGVGAERVRQWQAKAD
- a CDS encoding minichromosome maintenance protein MCM, which codes for MQSEADLRAAWERYWDAYDADERQARRVRAVATDYPVKRGLVVSYPDLLDAGASERELRTRPDRTLGMGVETFASHVRGLDLDDVWERSFDVLILHVDDLPGGFKPFDSNLMAHLNELVQLEVTFDAAPERISDLMEAAFVCTSGHVTRLHQPGRRRRDIGHCPTCGDPVYLEERESLFAEIRRVSVSGDGFDGLTGILGGRRWKGVSIEEDDTATVNAVPRADFREDSTHGSAYLDLLHVEVEADLPF
- a CDS encoding phosphoglycerol geranylgeranyltransferase, producing MTGPWESWDHILKVDPDKDLVGDETFADVCQTGTDAIEIGGTTGMTKHNMSAVIDACAEYGVPLYQEPSNPGVVIDSDALDGYLIPTVFNAGDVFWVTGAHKEWVRIADGLDWKRTHTEAYIVLNPESAVAEYTNADCDQSAEDVASYARVAERMFGQEIVYIEYSGTFGDTEKVAAARDALDDATLFYGGGIHDYDSAYEMGKNADTIVVGDLLHDEGCDAVRETVEGVKDAHAD
- a CDS encoding DUF7522 family protein, with the protein product MSRRAAPSTPGPTAQPPLPVDVTHSVHTPTEAETVSICRTAVGDALRSVIHFTRDDSELLYLRKDLYGDDRRRALEVKASLVERERVGFSSDERYEPHAAGAGSDPALGDYEFTVRVFTDGFVCRVIVGDHGLLLTAEDLDVDRVEEVAVALRGLLATAYG